A single Lolium perenne isolate Kyuss_39 chromosome 6, Kyuss_2.0, whole genome shotgun sequence DNA region contains:
- the LOC127307571 gene encoding protein STRUBBELIG-RECEPTOR FAMILY 8-like isoform X3 encodes MAAARHLLAAVVLWAALSSAASFTDPSDAIGMWELYRTLGSPWQLSGWTFMGGDPCGGDGELGSWRGVFCKDSCVVAINISGLGVGGWLGPELLKLHSLKELDVSFNNIAGEIPPTLPPNVEYLNLAANKFEGTVPPSLPYLHSLKYMNLSYNNLSGIIGDVFVNMKSLVTMDLSSNSFGGDLPRSFSSLNNLHYLYLQHNYFTGSVILLADLPLVALNIENNHFSGYVPGTFEFIPDLRIDGNHFQPGFKRSPSSFTRTTHSPPSPHQPRPPSPHPPPPPPPSPPSPAVKQNLKHRAKPPQPSVGYTSLHSSSHHTKSHSRVTAAAIATITCTIFILFIVGLILKSWKGCTCDPKSTADNTKSLPANLEGVPKTNEVLYSWSSLMMGRDTSSSNNNSINPGRVSKRKSLAKTSKTLVPAKQFLAVDILVATRNFNEECLIGEGITGRVYRGDFPDGQIEYFPCRYGITSCRIELLAIKKINMIDLSLSEQDELMDILWNMSRLKHPNISSLVGYCVEFGHCALLYEYAENGSLDDLLFSSATRSRALSWKARMKIALGVAYALEYLHFMCSPPVTHGNIKATNILLDAQLMPYLSHCGLGKFSHFVSATRMDSEALSGAKGYAAPEANGSGTEIIKADIYSFGVILLVLLTGQKAFDSSRRQNEQFLVDWASPHLHNLDSLEGITDPRICGHMPPIAISALGNIILLCIKESPDLRPPIRVITDKLVKLVQSTGLQKTNAARQLEADAQDPSFITTRPYFEPSSTVSQAATESFIAR; translated from the exons ATGGCCGCGGCGCGTCATCTTCTCGCCGCGGTGGTGCTCTGGGCCGCGCTCTCCTCCGCCGCGTCTTTCACCGACCCCTCCGATG CGATCGGGATGTGGGAATTATATCGCACACTGGGATCGCCATGGCAGCTTTCTGGGTGGACATTCATGGGCGGTGACCCCTGTGGCGGAGACGGGGAACTTGGGTCGTGGCGGGGGGTCTTTTGCAAGGACTCGTGTGTCGTGGCTAT AAACATTAGTGGCCTTGGGGTCGGTGGGTGGCTTGGCCCAGAACTGCTCAAACTCCACTCTTTGAAAGAGCT TGATGTGAGCTTCAACAACATCGCTGGTGAAATCCCGCCCACTTTGCCCCCAAATGTGGAATACTT GAATTTGGCAGCCAACAAGTTTGAGGGAACTGTACCACCATCATTGCCATATTTGCACTCCCTTAAATATAT GAATCTCAGCTATAATAATCTCTCTGGAATAATTGGTGATGTATTCGTTAACATGAAAAGCTTAGTAACAAT GGACTTATCATCCAACTCTTTCGGCGGTGACTTACCAAGATCATTTAGTTCGTTGAACAACCTTCACTATCT TTATTTACAGCATAACTACTTCACGGGATCTGTGATTTTGTTAGCAGACCTTCCACTGGTAGCACT CAACATTGAGAATAATCACTTCAGTGGTTATGTGCCTGGAACTTTTGAGTTCATTCCTGATCTGAG GATTGACGGAAACCATTTTCAACCAGGTTTCAAACGATCACCGTCCTCATTTACTAGGACAACACATTCACCTCCATCCCCGCATCAGCCTCGACCTCCATCTCCacatccacctccacctccacctccatctccaccttCACCAGCAGTCAAGCAGAATTTAAAGCACAGAGCAAAACCTCCACAGCCTTCTGTTGGCTACACTTCTCTGCATAGTTCTAGCCACCATACGAAGTCACACTCTCGAGTGACAGCAGCTGCAATAGCTACCATCACTTGTACAATATTTATACTCTTCATTGTTGGGTTGATTCTGAAAAGCTGGAAAGGTTGTACATGTGACCCGAAGAGCACTGCTGACAATACCAAGTCTTTACCAGCCAATTTGGAAGGAG TCCCTAAAACAAATGAGGTCCTGTACTCTTGGAGTTCTCTTATGATGGGTCGTGATACTTCCTCTAGTAATAATAATAGCATTAACCCTGGAAGAGTTTCCAAAAGGAAAAGTCTGGCCAAGACATCCAAAACCCTTGTACCTGCAAAGCAATTTCTGGCAGTCGACATTTTGGTGGCTACCAGGAACTTCAATGAAGAATGTCTTATCGGTGAAGGTATTACTGGCCGAGTTTACAGAGGTGATTTTCCTGATGGTCAG ATTGAATACTTTCCTTGTCGGTATGGCATAACGTCTTGTCGTATTGAG CTCCTGGCTATAAAGAAGATCAACATGATAGATTTGTCATTATCAGAACAAGATGAGCTCATGGACATTCTATGGAATATGTCCAGATTAAAGCACCCCAATATATCTTCGCTCGTGGGATATTGTGTGGAGTTTGGACATTGTGCTCTTCTATATGAGTATGCAGAAAATGGCTCCCTTGATGATCTTCTGTTTTCATCAGCCACAAGATCGAGGGCTTTGTCATGGAAAGCTCGGATGAAGATTGCTCTTGGAGTTGCCTATGCTTTGGA ATACTTGCATTTTATGTGCTCTCCTCCAGTTACCCATGGAAATATTAAAGCTACAAATATTTTGCTTGATGCTCAGCTCATGCCCTACTTAAGTCACTGTGGGTTAGGAAAGTTCAGCCATTTTGTCAGCGCCACAAGAATG GATTCAGAAGCTCTCAGTGGTGCTAAAGGCTATGCTGCCCCTGAGGCTAATGGTTCAGGAACAGAAATCATAAAAGCTGATATTTACAGTTTTGGTGTGATATTGCTTGTGCTTTTGACTGGACAAAAAGCTTTTGACAG TTCAAGAAGGCAGAATGAGCAGTTTCTAGTTGATTGGGCCTCCCCTCATCTCCATAACCTTGATTCTCTGGAGGGAATAACTGATCCAAGAATATGTGGCCACATGCCACCTATAGCTATTTCTGCATTAGGCAACATCATCTTGCTTTGCATCAAG GAATCACCAGATTTACGCCCACCAATTAGAGTTATAACAGACAAATTAGTAAAGCTTGTCCAGTCAACAGGCCTTCAAAAGACCAATGCAGCACGTCAATTGGAGGCTGATGCTCAGGACCCCTCTTTTATAACAACCCGGCCATATTTTGAGCCATCGTCCACTG TCAGTCAGGCTGCAACTGAGAGCTTCATTGCCCGCTGA
- the LOC127307571 gene encoding protein STRUBBELIG-RECEPTOR FAMILY 8-like isoform X1 — MAAARHLLAAVVLWAALSSAASFTDPSDAIGMWELYRTLGSPWQLSGWTFMGGDPCGGDGELGSWRGVFCKDSCVVAINISGLGVGGWLGPELLKLHSLKELDVSFNNIAGEIPPTLPPNVEYLNLAANKFEGTVPPSLPYLHSLKYMNLSYNNLSGIIGDVFVNMKSLVTMDLSSNSFGGDLPRSFSSLNNLHYLYLQHNYFTGSVILLADLPLVALNIENNHFSGYVPGTFEFIPDLRIDGNHFQPGFKRSPSSFTRTTHSPPSPHQPRPPSPHPPPPPPPSPPSPAVKQNLKHRAKPPQPSVGYTSLHSSSHHTKSHSRVTAAAIATITCTIFILFIVGLILKSWKGCTCDPKSTADNTKSLPANLEGVPKTNEVLYSWSSLMMGRDTSSSNNNSINPGRVSKRKSLAKTSKTLVPAKQFLAVDILVATRNFNEECLIGEGITGRVYRGDFPDGQIEYFPCRYGITSCRIELLAIKKINMIDLSLSEQDELMDILWNMSRLKHPNISSLVGYCVEFGHCALLYEYAENGSLDDLLFSSATRSRALSWKARMKIALGVAYALEYLHFMCSPPVTHGNIKATNILLDAQLMPYLSHCGLGKFSHFVSATRMDSEALSGAKGYAAPEANGSGTEIIKADIYSFGVILLVLLTGQKAFDSSRRQNEQFLVDWASPHLHNLDSLEGITDPRICGHMPPIAISALGNIILLCIKESPDLRPPIRVITDKLVKLVQSTGLQKTNAARQLEADAQDPSFITTRPYFEPSSTVRLQLRASLPADEDLLFSSNGITYHATLCSQRNLEYLKRCGSSQFFRNASW; from the exons ATGGCCGCGGCGCGTCATCTTCTCGCCGCGGTGGTGCTCTGGGCCGCGCTCTCCTCCGCCGCGTCTTTCACCGACCCCTCCGATG CGATCGGGATGTGGGAATTATATCGCACACTGGGATCGCCATGGCAGCTTTCTGGGTGGACATTCATGGGCGGTGACCCCTGTGGCGGAGACGGGGAACTTGGGTCGTGGCGGGGGGTCTTTTGCAAGGACTCGTGTGTCGTGGCTAT AAACATTAGTGGCCTTGGGGTCGGTGGGTGGCTTGGCCCAGAACTGCTCAAACTCCACTCTTTGAAAGAGCT TGATGTGAGCTTCAACAACATCGCTGGTGAAATCCCGCCCACTTTGCCCCCAAATGTGGAATACTT GAATTTGGCAGCCAACAAGTTTGAGGGAACTGTACCACCATCATTGCCATATTTGCACTCCCTTAAATATAT GAATCTCAGCTATAATAATCTCTCTGGAATAATTGGTGATGTATTCGTTAACATGAAAAGCTTAGTAACAAT GGACTTATCATCCAACTCTTTCGGCGGTGACTTACCAAGATCATTTAGTTCGTTGAACAACCTTCACTATCT TTATTTACAGCATAACTACTTCACGGGATCTGTGATTTTGTTAGCAGACCTTCCACTGGTAGCACT CAACATTGAGAATAATCACTTCAGTGGTTATGTGCCTGGAACTTTTGAGTTCATTCCTGATCTGAG GATTGACGGAAACCATTTTCAACCAGGTTTCAAACGATCACCGTCCTCATTTACTAGGACAACACATTCACCTCCATCCCCGCATCAGCCTCGACCTCCATCTCCacatccacctccacctccacctccatctccaccttCACCAGCAGTCAAGCAGAATTTAAAGCACAGAGCAAAACCTCCACAGCCTTCTGTTGGCTACACTTCTCTGCATAGTTCTAGCCACCATACGAAGTCACACTCTCGAGTGACAGCAGCTGCAATAGCTACCATCACTTGTACAATATTTATACTCTTCATTGTTGGGTTGATTCTGAAAAGCTGGAAAGGTTGTACATGTGACCCGAAGAGCACTGCTGACAATACCAAGTCTTTACCAGCCAATTTGGAAGGAG TCCCTAAAACAAATGAGGTCCTGTACTCTTGGAGTTCTCTTATGATGGGTCGTGATACTTCCTCTAGTAATAATAATAGCATTAACCCTGGAAGAGTTTCCAAAAGGAAAAGTCTGGCCAAGACATCCAAAACCCTTGTACCTGCAAAGCAATTTCTGGCAGTCGACATTTTGGTGGCTACCAGGAACTTCAATGAAGAATGTCTTATCGGTGAAGGTATTACTGGCCGAGTTTACAGAGGTGATTTTCCTGATGGTCAG ATTGAATACTTTCCTTGTCGGTATGGCATAACGTCTTGTCGTATTGAG CTCCTGGCTATAAAGAAGATCAACATGATAGATTTGTCATTATCAGAACAAGATGAGCTCATGGACATTCTATGGAATATGTCCAGATTAAAGCACCCCAATATATCTTCGCTCGTGGGATATTGTGTGGAGTTTGGACATTGTGCTCTTCTATATGAGTATGCAGAAAATGGCTCCCTTGATGATCTTCTGTTTTCATCAGCCACAAGATCGAGGGCTTTGTCATGGAAAGCTCGGATGAAGATTGCTCTTGGAGTTGCCTATGCTTTGGA ATACTTGCATTTTATGTGCTCTCCTCCAGTTACCCATGGAAATATTAAAGCTACAAATATTTTGCTTGATGCTCAGCTCATGCCCTACTTAAGTCACTGTGGGTTAGGAAAGTTCAGCCATTTTGTCAGCGCCACAAGAATG GATTCAGAAGCTCTCAGTGGTGCTAAAGGCTATGCTGCCCCTGAGGCTAATGGTTCAGGAACAGAAATCATAAAAGCTGATATTTACAGTTTTGGTGTGATATTGCTTGTGCTTTTGACTGGACAAAAAGCTTTTGACAG TTCAAGAAGGCAGAATGAGCAGTTTCTAGTTGATTGGGCCTCCCCTCATCTCCATAACCTTGATTCTCTGGAGGGAATAACTGATCCAAGAATATGTGGCCACATGCCACCTATAGCTATTTCTGCATTAGGCAACATCATCTTGCTTTGCATCAAG GAATCACCAGATTTACGCCCACCAATTAGAGTTATAACAGACAAATTAGTAAAGCTTGTCCAGTCAACAGGCCTTCAAAAGACCAATGCAGCACGTCAATTGGAGGCTGATGCTCAGGACCCCTCTTTTATAACAACCCGGCCATATTTTGAGCCATCGTCCACTG TCAGGCTGCAACTGAGAGCTTCATTGCCCGCTGACGAAGATCTGCTCTTCTCCTCGAATGGCATCACATATCATGCTACTTTGTGTTCTCAACGTAACTTGGAGTATCTGAAGCGTTGCGGCTCTTCTCAATTTTTCCGCAATGCCAGTTGGTGA
- the LOC127307571 gene encoding protein STRUBBELIG-RECEPTOR FAMILY 8-like isoform X4, which translates to MAAARHLLAAVVLWAALSSAASFTDPSDAIGMWELYRTLGSPWQLSGWTFMGGDPCGGDGELGSWRGVFCKDSCVVAINISGLGVGGWLGPELLKLHSLKELDVSFNNIAGEIPPTLPPNVEYLNLAANKFEGTVPPSLPYLHSLKYMNLSYNNLSGIIGDVFVNMKSLVTMDLSSNSFGGDLPRSFSSLNNLHYLYLQHNYFTGSVILLADLPLVALNIENNHFSGYVPGTFEFIPDLRIDGNHFQPGFKRSPSSFTRTTHSPPSPHQPRPPSPHPPPPPPPSPPSPAVKQNLKHRAKPPQPSVGYTSLHSSSHHTKSHSRVTAAAIATITCTIFILFIVGLILKSWKGCTCDPKSTADNTKSLPANLEGVPKTNEVLYSWSSLMMGRDTSSSNNNSINPGRVSKRKSLAKTSKTLVPAKQFLAVDILVATRNFNEECLIGEGITGRVYRGDFPDGQIEYFPCRYGITSCRIELLAIKKINMIDLSLSEQDELMDILWNMSRLKHPNISSLVGYCVEFGHCALLYEYAENGSLDDLLFSSATRSRALSWKARMKIALGVAYALEYLHFMCSPPVTHGNIKATNILLDAQLMPYLSHCGLGKFSHFVSATRMDSEALSGAKGYAAPEANGSGTEIIKADIYSFGVILLVLLTGQKAFDSSRRQNEQFLVDWASPHLHNLDSLEGITDPRICGHMPPIAISALGNIILLCIKEKFLRAVRFLLIKGIVYWLLVSASNRCTQP; encoded by the exons ATGGCCGCGGCGCGTCATCTTCTCGCCGCGGTGGTGCTCTGGGCCGCGCTCTCCTCCGCCGCGTCTTTCACCGACCCCTCCGATG CGATCGGGATGTGGGAATTATATCGCACACTGGGATCGCCATGGCAGCTTTCTGGGTGGACATTCATGGGCGGTGACCCCTGTGGCGGAGACGGGGAACTTGGGTCGTGGCGGGGGGTCTTTTGCAAGGACTCGTGTGTCGTGGCTAT AAACATTAGTGGCCTTGGGGTCGGTGGGTGGCTTGGCCCAGAACTGCTCAAACTCCACTCTTTGAAAGAGCT TGATGTGAGCTTCAACAACATCGCTGGTGAAATCCCGCCCACTTTGCCCCCAAATGTGGAATACTT GAATTTGGCAGCCAACAAGTTTGAGGGAACTGTACCACCATCATTGCCATATTTGCACTCCCTTAAATATAT GAATCTCAGCTATAATAATCTCTCTGGAATAATTGGTGATGTATTCGTTAACATGAAAAGCTTAGTAACAAT GGACTTATCATCCAACTCTTTCGGCGGTGACTTACCAAGATCATTTAGTTCGTTGAACAACCTTCACTATCT TTATTTACAGCATAACTACTTCACGGGATCTGTGATTTTGTTAGCAGACCTTCCACTGGTAGCACT CAACATTGAGAATAATCACTTCAGTGGTTATGTGCCTGGAACTTTTGAGTTCATTCCTGATCTGAG GATTGACGGAAACCATTTTCAACCAGGTTTCAAACGATCACCGTCCTCATTTACTAGGACAACACATTCACCTCCATCCCCGCATCAGCCTCGACCTCCATCTCCacatccacctccacctccacctccatctccaccttCACCAGCAGTCAAGCAGAATTTAAAGCACAGAGCAAAACCTCCACAGCCTTCTGTTGGCTACACTTCTCTGCATAGTTCTAGCCACCATACGAAGTCACACTCTCGAGTGACAGCAGCTGCAATAGCTACCATCACTTGTACAATATTTATACTCTTCATTGTTGGGTTGATTCTGAAAAGCTGGAAAGGTTGTACATGTGACCCGAAGAGCACTGCTGACAATACCAAGTCTTTACCAGCCAATTTGGAAGGAG TCCCTAAAACAAATGAGGTCCTGTACTCTTGGAGTTCTCTTATGATGGGTCGTGATACTTCCTCTAGTAATAATAATAGCATTAACCCTGGAAGAGTTTCCAAAAGGAAAAGTCTGGCCAAGACATCCAAAACCCTTGTACCTGCAAAGCAATTTCTGGCAGTCGACATTTTGGTGGCTACCAGGAACTTCAATGAAGAATGTCTTATCGGTGAAGGTATTACTGGCCGAGTTTACAGAGGTGATTTTCCTGATGGTCAG ATTGAATACTTTCCTTGTCGGTATGGCATAACGTCTTGTCGTATTGAG CTCCTGGCTATAAAGAAGATCAACATGATAGATTTGTCATTATCAGAACAAGATGAGCTCATGGACATTCTATGGAATATGTCCAGATTAAAGCACCCCAATATATCTTCGCTCGTGGGATATTGTGTGGAGTTTGGACATTGTGCTCTTCTATATGAGTATGCAGAAAATGGCTCCCTTGATGATCTTCTGTTTTCATCAGCCACAAGATCGAGGGCTTTGTCATGGAAAGCTCGGATGAAGATTGCTCTTGGAGTTGCCTATGCTTTGGA ATACTTGCATTTTATGTGCTCTCCTCCAGTTACCCATGGAAATATTAAAGCTACAAATATTTTGCTTGATGCTCAGCTCATGCCCTACTTAAGTCACTGTGGGTTAGGAAAGTTCAGCCATTTTGTCAGCGCCACAAGAATG GATTCAGAAGCTCTCAGTGGTGCTAAAGGCTATGCTGCCCCTGAGGCTAATGGTTCAGGAACAGAAATCATAAAAGCTGATATTTACAGTTTTGGTGTGATATTGCTTGTGCTTTTGACTGGACAAAAAGCTTTTGACAG TTCAAGAAGGCAGAATGAGCAGTTTCTAGTTGATTGGGCCTCCCCTCATCTCCATAACCTTGATTCTCTGGAGGGAATAACTGATCCAAGAATATGTGGCCACATGCCACCTATAGCTATTTCTGCATTAGGCAACATCATCTTGCTTTGCATCAAG GAAAAATTTCTGCGAGCAGTACGTTTTCTTTTAATTAAAGGAATAGTTTATTGGCTCCTGGTTTCTGCATCGAATCGTTGCACACAGCCTTAA
- the LOC127307571 gene encoding protein STRUBBELIG-RECEPTOR FAMILY 8-like isoform X2 → MAAARHLLAAVVLWAALSSAASFTDPSDAIGMWELYRTLGSPWQLSGWTFMGGDPCGGDGELGSWRGVFCKDSCVVAINISGLGVGGWLGPELLKLHSLKELDVSFNNIAGEIPPTLPPNVEYLNLAANKFEGTVPPSLPYLHSLKYMNLSYNNLSGIIGDVFVNMKSLVTMDLSSNSFGGDLPRSFSSLNNLHYLYLQHNYFTGSVILLADLPLVALNIENNHFSGYVPGTFEFIPDLRIDGNHFQPGFKRSPSSFTRTTHSPPSPHQPRPPSPHPPPPPPPSPPSPAVKQNLKHRAKPPQPSVGYTSLHSSSHHTKSHSRVTAAAIATITCTIFILFIVGLILKSWKGCTCDPKSTADNTKSLPANLEGVPKTNEVLYSWSSLMMGRDTSSSNNNSINPGRVSKRKSLAKTSKTLVPAKQFLAVDILVATRNFNEECLIGEGITGRVYRGDFPDGQLLAIKKINMIDLSLSEQDELMDILWNMSRLKHPNISSLVGYCVEFGHCALLYEYAENGSLDDLLFSSATRSRALSWKARMKIALGVAYALEYLHFMCSPPVTHGNIKATNILLDAQLMPYLSHCGLGKFSHFVSATRMDSEALSGAKGYAAPEANGSGTEIIKADIYSFGVILLVLLTGQKAFDSSRRQNEQFLVDWASPHLHNLDSLEGITDPRICGHMPPIAISALGNIILLCIKESPDLRPPIRVITDKLVKLVQSTGLQKTNAARQLEADAQDPSFITTRPYFEPSSTVRLQLRASLPADEDLLFSSNGITYHATLCSQRNLEYLKRCGSSQFFRNASW, encoded by the exons ATGGCCGCGGCGCGTCATCTTCTCGCCGCGGTGGTGCTCTGGGCCGCGCTCTCCTCCGCCGCGTCTTTCACCGACCCCTCCGATG CGATCGGGATGTGGGAATTATATCGCACACTGGGATCGCCATGGCAGCTTTCTGGGTGGACATTCATGGGCGGTGACCCCTGTGGCGGAGACGGGGAACTTGGGTCGTGGCGGGGGGTCTTTTGCAAGGACTCGTGTGTCGTGGCTAT AAACATTAGTGGCCTTGGGGTCGGTGGGTGGCTTGGCCCAGAACTGCTCAAACTCCACTCTTTGAAAGAGCT TGATGTGAGCTTCAACAACATCGCTGGTGAAATCCCGCCCACTTTGCCCCCAAATGTGGAATACTT GAATTTGGCAGCCAACAAGTTTGAGGGAACTGTACCACCATCATTGCCATATTTGCACTCCCTTAAATATAT GAATCTCAGCTATAATAATCTCTCTGGAATAATTGGTGATGTATTCGTTAACATGAAAAGCTTAGTAACAAT GGACTTATCATCCAACTCTTTCGGCGGTGACTTACCAAGATCATTTAGTTCGTTGAACAACCTTCACTATCT TTATTTACAGCATAACTACTTCACGGGATCTGTGATTTTGTTAGCAGACCTTCCACTGGTAGCACT CAACATTGAGAATAATCACTTCAGTGGTTATGTGCCTGGAACTTTTGAGTTCATTCCTGATCTGAG GATTGACGGAAACCATTTTCAACCAGGTTTCAAACGATCACCGTCCTCATTTACTAGGACAACACATTCACCTCCATCCCCGCATCAGCCTCGACCTCCATCTCCacatccacctccacctccacctccatctccaccttCACCAGCAGTCAAGCAGAATTTAAAGCACAGAGCAAAACCTCCACAGCCTTCTGTTGGCTACACTTCTCTGCATAGTTCTAGCCACCATACGAAGTCACACTCTCGAGTGACAGCAGCTGCAATAGCTACCATCACTTGTACAATATTTATACTCTTCATTGTTGGGTTGATTCTGAAAAGCTGGAAAGGTTGTACATGTGACCCGAAGAGCACTGCTGACAATACCAAGTCTTTACCAGCCAATTTGGAAGGAG TCCCTAAAACAAATGAGGTCCTGTACTCTTGGAGTTCTCTTATGATGGGTCGTGATACTTCCTCTAGTAATAATAATAGCATTAACCCTGGAAGAGTTTCCAAAAGGAAAAGTCTGGCCAAGACATCCAAAACCCTTGTACCTGCAAAGCAATTTCTGGCAGTCGACATTTTGGTGGCTACCAGGAACTTCAATGAAGAATGTCTTATCGGTGAAGGTATTACTGGCCGAGTTTACAGAGGTGATTTTCCTGATGGTCAG CTCCTGGCTATAAAGAAGATCAACATGATAGATTTGTCATTATCAGAACAAGATGAGCTCATGGACATTCTATGGAATATGTCCAGATTAAAGCACCCCAATATATCTTCGCTCGTGGGATATTGTGTGGAGTTTGGACATTGTGCTCTTCTATATGAGTATGCAGAAAATGGCTCCCTTGATGATCTTCTGTTTTCATCAGCCACAAGATCGAGGGCTTTGTCATGGAAAGCTCGGATGAAGATTGCTCTTGGAGTTGCCTATGCTTTGGA ATACTTGCATTTTATGTGCTCTCCTCCAGTTACCCATGGAAATATTAAAGCTACAAATATTTTGCTTGATGCTCAGCTCATGCCCTACTTAAGTCACTGTGGGTTAGGAAAGTTCAGCCATTTTGTCAGCGCCACAAGAATG GATTCAGAAGCTCTCAGTGGTGCTAAAGGCTATGCTGCCCCTGAGGCTAATGGTTCAGGAACAGAAATCATAAAAGCTGATATTTACAGTTTTGGTGTGATATTGCTTGTGCTTTTGACTGGACAAAAAGCTTTTGACAG TTCAAGAAGGCAGAATGAGCAGTTTCTAGTTGATTGGGCCTCCCCTCATCTCCATAACCTTGATTCTCTGGAGGGAATAACTGATCCAAGAATATGTGGCCACATGCCACCTATAGCTATTTCTGCATTAGGCAACATCATCTTGCTTTGCATCAAG GAATCACCAGATTTACGCCCACCAATTAGAGTTATAACAGACAAATTAGTAAAGCTTGTCCAGTCAACAGGCCTTCAAAAGACCAATGCAGCACGTCAATTGGAGGCTGATGCTCAGGACCCCTCTTTTATAACAACCCGGCCATATTTTGAGCCATCGTCCACTG TCAGGCTGCAACTGAGAGCTTCATTGCCCGCTGACGAAGATCTGCTCTTCTCCTCGAATGGCATCACATATCATGCTACTTTGTGTTCTCAACGTAACTTGGAGTATCTGAAGCGTTGCGGCTCTTCTCAATTTTTCCGCAATGCCAGTTGGTGA